In Flavobacterium lacustre, a genomic segment contains:
- the rplQ gene encoding 50S ribosomal protein L17 — MRHGKKFNHLSRQTAHRKSMLANMACSLIEHKRINTTVAKAKALKQFVEPLITKSKADTTHNRRIVFAYLRSKYAVTDLFRDVAAKVGDRPGGYTRIIKVGNRLGDNADMAMIELVDFNELYNGGKKEVKKAKSRRGGKAKKADEASEAPVAETETTTDAAE, encoded by the coding sequence TCAATCACTTAAGCAGACAGACTGCACATAGAAAATCTATGTTGGCTAATATGGCTTGTTCTCTTATCGAGCACAAACGTATTAACACTACTGTTGCTAAAGCAAAAGCGCTTAAACAATTTGTTGAGCCTTTAATAACAAAATCTAAAGCGGATACTACTCACAATCGTCGTATCGTTTTTGCTTACTTACGTAGTAAATATGCTGTAACTGACTTGTTCAGAGACGTAGCTGCTAAAGTAGGAGACCGTCCAGGTGGATACACTCGTATCATTAAAGTTGGAAATCGTTTAGGAGATAATGCTGATATGGCAATGATCGAATTGGTTGATTTCAATGAACTTTACAATGGTGGTAAAAAAGAAGTTAAAAAAGCAAAAAGCCGTCGTGGTGGTAAAGCTAAGAAAGCTGATGAAGCTTCTGAAGCTCCAGTTGCTGAAACTGAAACAACTACTGACGCTGCTGAATAG